A stretch of the Rhizomicrobium sp. genome encodes the following:
- a CDS encoding 3-hydroxyacyl-CoA dehydrogenase NAD-binding domain-containing protein — MTAINPVTDFSKEGEIGVITLNSPPVNALSAGVRDGLHEGFKAAIADPDVKAIVLICEGRTFIAGADISEFAGGMKGASLFDVQTMMEDSPKPVIAAIHGTALGGGLEVALCAHYRVAVPSAKCGLPEVNLGLLPGAGGTQRLPRITGAEKALEMVTSGQHVPAKECLAMGLVDEIVPEGELKAGAIAFAKKVVAEKKPLVKVRDNDAKLAAAKGHPEIFANFRKANARKFRGFKAPEANIQCIEAAVNLPFEEGMKVERKLFGEVMMSSQSAAQRYYFFAERLANKIPDVPDDTKLIPIKKVGIIGAGTMGGGIAMNFVNAGIPVTIVEVKQDALDRGLKVVRGNYERSAKNGRFPMEEVDKRMAMFGSSLDMAALADCDLVIEAVFERMDIKKDIFTKLDAIVKQGAILATNTSGLNIDEIASVTKRPEFVIGLHFFSPANVMKLLEIVRADHTSKEVIATSMKLAKTIGKIAVLVGVCPGFVGNRILGARGREAQKMVLEGAMPWDVDRVLYDFGFPMGPFAMSDLAGLDIGWVKEKSHGETIRDVLCEADRRGQKTGAGYYDYDPETRAAKPSAVTEKIIHDFVAKSGKNPRNIPDDEILERCIYPMINEGAKILEEKKAIRPSDIDVVWVNGYGWPVYRGGPMHYADSIGLDKVLAKLKEFQATMGDTFKPAALLETLAAEGKKFADLR, encoded by the coding sequence ATGACCGCCATCAACCCCGTCACCGATTTTTCCAAGGAAGGCGAGATCGGCGTCATCACGCTCAACTCGCCGCCGGTCAATGCGCTGTCGGCCGGGGTGCGCGACGGGCTTCATGAAGGGTTCAAGGCGGCGATCGCCGACCCGGACGTGAAAGCCATCGTGCTGATCTGCGAGGGGCGCACCTTCATCGCGGGCGCCGACATCTCCGAATTCGCGGGCGGCATGAAGGGCGCGTCGCTGTTCGACGTGCAGACCATGATGGAAGACAGCCCCAAGCCGGTGATCGCGGCGATCCACGGCACGGCGCTGGGCGGCGGACTCGAGGTCGCGCTGTGCGCGCATTACCGCGTCGCGGTGCCGAGCGCGAAGTGCGGCTTGCCGGAGGTGAATCTGGGCCTGCTGCCCGGCGCCGGCGGGACGCAGCGCCTGCCGCGCATCACCGGCGCCGAGAAGGCGCTCGAGATGGTGACCAGCGGGCAGCACGTTCCCGCCAAGGAATGCCTCGCCATGGGGCTGGTCGATGAGATCGTGCCAGAAGGCGAACTGAAGGCCGGCGCCATCGCCTTCGCGAAGAAGGTCGTGGCGGAGAAGAAGCCGCTGGTGAAGGTACGCGACAACGACGCCAAGCTGGCGGCGGCCAAGGGCCATCCCGAGATCTTCGCGAATTTCCGCAAGGCCAATGCGCGCAAATTCCGCGGCTTCAAGGCGCCCGAGGCCAACATCCAGTGCATCGAGGCCGCGGTGAACCTGCCCTTCGAGGAGGGCATGAAGGTCGAGCGCAAGCTGTTCGGCGAGGTGATGATGAGCTCGCAATCGGCGGCCCAGCGCTATTACTTCTTCGCCGAACGCCTCGCCAACAAGATCCCGGACGTGCCGGACGACACCAAGCTGATCCCGATCAAGAAGGTCGGCATCATCGGCGCGGGCACGATGGGCGGCGGCATCGCAATGAACTTCGTCAATGCCGGCATCCCGGTCACCATCGTCGAGGTCAAGCAGGACGCGCTGGACCGCGGCCTGAAGGTCGTGCGCGGCAATTACGAGCGCAGCGCCAAGAACGGCCGCTTCCCGATGGAGGAGGTCGACAAGCGCATGGCGATGTTCGGCAGCTCACTCGACATGGCGGCGCTGGCGGATTGCGACCTCGTGATCGAGGCGGTGTTCGAGCGGATGGACATCAAGAAGGACATCTTCACCAAGCTCGATGCCATCGTGAAACAGGGTGCGATCCTGGCGACCAACACGTCGGGCCTCAACATCGACGAGATCGCGTCGGTCACAAAACGCCCGGAATTCGTCATCGGCCTGCACTTCTTCTCGCCGGCCAATGTGATGAAGCTGCTCGAGATCGTGCGCGCGGATCATACGTCGAAGGAGGTCATCGCGACCTCGATGAAGCTCGCCAAGACCATCGGCAAGATCGCGGTGCTGGTGGGCGTGTGCCCGGGCTTCGTGGGCAACCGCATCCTGGGGGCGCGCGGGCGCGAGGCGCAGAAGATGGTGCTGGAAGGCGCGATGCCGTGGGACGTCGACCGCGTGCTCTACGATTTCGGCTTCCCGATGGGGCCCTTTGCCATGTCGGACCTTGCCGGCCTCGACATCGGCTGGGTGAAGGAGAAAAGCCACGGCGAGACGATCCGCGACGTGCTGTGCGAGGCGGACCGCCGCGGCCAGAAGACCGGCGCGGGCTATTACGACTACGACCCCGAGACGCGCGCCGCCAAGCCGAGCGCGGTGACCGAGAAGATCATCCACGACTTCGTGGCGAAGAGCGGCAAGAACCCGCGCAACATCCCGGACGACGAGATCCTGGAGCGCTGCATCTACCCGATGATCAACGAAGGCGCGAAGATCCTCGAGGAGAAGAAGGCGATCCGGCCGAGCGACATCGACGTCGTGTGGGTCAACGGTTACGGCTGGCCGGTCTATCGCGGCGGCCCGATGCACTACGCGGACTCGATCGGTCTCGACAAGGTGCTGGCGAAGCTGAAGGAGTTCCAGGCGACGATGGGCGACACGTTCAAGCCCGCCGCGCTGCTGGAGACGTTGGCCGCCGAGGGTAAGAAGTTTGCGGACCTGCGGTAA
- a CDS encoding biopolymer transporter ExbD, which translates to MAMSTQASTGDLMSEMNTTPLIDVMLVLLVLLIITLPLQTNALRIDMPAAGGAVPPRAVVLLGVDIDGAAMWNGWRITNASLDARLAAAAQQDPQPEIHLSASRLARYDAVAAVLTATQRHGLHAVGIIDTQKY; encoded by the coding sequence ATGGCCATGAGCACCCAAGCATCCACCGGCGATCTCATGTCGGAGATGAACACCACGCCGCTGATCGACGTCATGCTGGTCCTGCTGGTGCTGCTGATCATCACGCTGCCGCTGCAGACCAATGCGCTGCGTATCGACATGCCGGCCGCGGGCGGCGCCGTGCCGCCGCGCGCGGTGGTGCTGCTCGGCGTCGATATCGACGGCGCCGCGATGTGGAACGGCTGGCGCATCACCAACGCCTCGCTCGATGCCCGTCTCGCCGCCGCCGCGCAACAGGATCCGCAGCCCGAGATCCATCTGAGCGCGAGCCGGCTGGCGCGCTACGACGCGGTGGCTGCCGTGCTGACGGCAACCCAGCGCCATGGCCTGCACGCGGTGGGCATCATCGACACGCAGAAATATTGA
- a CDS encoding alpha/beta hydrolase encodes MAFAKIGDLDVYYERAGAGTPLLFISGSGGDLRSKPNQMDGPFPRAFDLLSYDQRGLGQTSKPDMPYTMADYADDAARLMDFIGWRGARVIGVSFGGMVAQEFVLRHPGKVERLVLACTSPGGAGGASFPFHEIEHMTPLERARHMIPINDTRRDAAWAAANPEKYEQFVAFAANDPYAAEPSRAMGYHRQLEARSHHDTYDRLGEISCPVLIAAGRYDGIALPATQEKMAARIRGAELRFFEGGHLFMLQDRSAIPAMVGFLKG; translated from the coding sequence ATGGCTTTTGCGAAGATCGGCGATCTGGACGTCTATTACGAACGCGCGGGCGCGGGGACGCCGCTGCTGTTCATTTCGGGCTCGGGCGGCGACCTGCGCAGCAAGCCGAACCAAATGGACGGGCCGTTCCCGCGCGCCTTCGACCTGCTCTCCTACGACCAGCGCGGACTGGGACAGACCTCCAAGCCGGACATGCCCTACACCATGGCGGATTATGCCGACGACGCGGCGCGGCTGATGGACTTCATCGGCTGGCGCGGTGCCCGGGTGATCGGCGTGTCCTTCGGCGGGATGGTGGCGCAGGAATTCGTGCTGCGGCATCCCGGCAAGGTCGAGCGGCTGGTGCTGGCCTGCACCTCACCGGGCGGGGCGGGCGGCGCGTCATTTCCATTCCACGAGATCGAGCACATGACGCCGCTGGAGCGCGCCCGGCACATGATCCCGATCAATGATACGCGGCGCGACGCGGCCTGGGCGGCGGCCAATCCCGAGAAATACGAGCAGTTCGTCGCCTTCGCCGCCAACGATCCCTATGCCGCCGAGCCGAGCCGCGCCATGGGCTATCACCGTCAGCTCGAAGCCCGGTCGCATCACGACACGTACGACCGGCTGGGCGAGATCTCCTGCCCGGTATTGATCGCCGCCGGCCGGTATGACGGCATCGCCCTGCCAGCGACGCAGGAAAAGATGGCGGCGCGGATCAGGGGCGCCGAGCTGCGGTTTTTCGAGGGCGGTCACCTCTTCATGCTCCAGGACCGCAGCGCGATCCCGGCGATGGTGGGGTTCTTGAAGGGGTAG
- a CDS encoding MarC family protein yields the protein MFHLFPTALATLFVAIGPVEVGSMFLALTAGMSKAERRNTAIVSAAVATGVLVAFALGGIQLLGLIGVGLPAFRTAGGVLLLMVAADLLLAQHSAISSITPTEEGEARSHETDVAVFPLAIPLTAGPGSMTAIVLLIGKTHGPLDMAAVLAALGVMMLATLVAMLASDRLMRVLRKTGANVIARVSGVLLAALAMQFIFDGLSDSGLFH from the coding sequence ATGTTCCACCTCTTTCCCACCGCGCTTGCGACCCTGTTCGTCGCCATCGGACCCGTCGAGGTCGGGTCGATGTTCCTGGCGCTGACCGCCGGGATGTCGAAGGCTGAACGCCGCAACACCGCCATCGTCTCGGCGGCAGTGGCGACCGGTGTCCTGGTCGCCTTCGCGCTGGGCGGCATCCAGCTGCTCGGCCTGATCGGCGTCGGGCTGCCGGCGTTCCGCACCGCGGGCGGCGTGCTGCTGCTCATGGTGGCGGCGGACCTCCTGCTGGCCCAGCATTCGGCGATCTCCTCCATCACTCCGACCGAGGAGGGCGAAGCGCGCAGCCACGAGACCGACGTCGCGGTGTTTCCGCTCGCCATCCCGCTGACCGCCGGGCCCGGCAGCATGACGGCGATCGTGCTGCTGATAGGCAAGACGCACGGGCCGTTGGACATGGCGGCGGTGCTGGCGGCGCTGGGCGTGATGATGCTGGCGACCCTGGTCGCGATGCTGGCCTCGGACCGGCTGATGCGCGTCTTGCGCAAGACGGGCGCGAACGTCATCGCGCGCGTCTCGGGCGTGCTGCTGGCGGCGCTGGCGATGCAGTTCATCTTCGACGGGCTGAGCGATAGCGGGCTGTTTCATTAG
- a CDS encoding AMP-binding protein → MSQQGVLAAMATAEFISIGARMQEVVAEKPDAPAITSQGITRTWRELHKRTNRMARGLSAKGAKFGDFVTIALPNGNAFIEACYACWKIGATPQPVSSRLPPGELAAIIELANSPIVIADQPMQSPRPVVSSAELLAASSDDSDLPDAIAPSWKAPTSGGSTGRPKLIVSGQPGVAVKGGVEGSFWRYDGGSTVLMPGPLYHNGPFGCVFGALNAGAHVVVMPKFDAEATLRDIQTYKADWIYLVPTMMSRIWRLPNRERYDVSSLKTLWHLAAPCPPHLKEAFIHWLGPDVIMELYAGTEAQAITVITGGEWLTHRGSVGRVLGGGTMAAFDAGGNQLPTGEIGEVYMKRDPSLPPSYRYVGAEARTLPGGWESLGDIGYFDHDGYLYLADRRTDMILVGGANVYPAEIEAALDEHPLVASSAVIGLPHDELGNQVHAIVQPRPGLDLEDLKRHLAERLVLYKQPRSFELVEENVRDDAGKVRRTALRDARVKT, encoded by the coding sequence ATGTCTCAGCAGGGCGTATTGGCGGCGATGGCGACCGCCGAGTTCATCTCCATCGGCGCGCGCATGCAGGAGGTCGTGGCGGAAAAACCGGACGCGCCCGCGATCACCAGCCAGGGCATCACGCGCACCTGGAGGGAGCTGCACAAGCGCACCAACCGCATGGCGCGCGGCTTGTCGGCCAAGGGCGCCAAATTCGGCGATTTCGTCACCATCGCGCTGCCCAACGGCAATGCCTTCATCGAAGCCTGCTACGCCTGCTGGAAGATCGGCGCCACGCCGCAGCCTGTGTCGTCGCGCCTGCCGCCGGGCGAGCTGGCGGCGATCATCGAGTTGGCGAATTCGCCCATCGTGATCGCGGACCAGCCGATGCAATCGCCGCGGCCCGTGGTGTCGAGCGCCGAGCTGCTCGCCGCGTCGAGCGACGACAGCGACCTGCCCGACGCCATCGCGCCCTCGTGGAAGGCACCGACCTCGGGCGGCTCCACCGGGCGGCCCAAGCTGATCGTCTCGGGCCAGCCCGGCGTCGCGGTGAAGGGCGGCGTCGAAGGCTCGTTCTGGCGCTATGACGGCGGCTCGACCGTGCTGATGCCGGGTCCGCTCTACCACAATGGGCCGTTCGGCTGCGTCTTCGGGGCGCTGAACGCGGGCGCGCATGTCGTGGTGATGCCGAAATTCGACGCCGAAGCGACGCTGCGCGACATCCAGACCTACAAGGCGGACTGGATCTATCTCGTGCCGACGATGATGAGCCGCATCTGGCGGCTGCCGAATCGCGAGCGCTACGACGTCTCATCGCTCAAGACGCTGTGGCACCTCGCGGCGCCCTGCCCGCCCCACCTGAAGGAAGCGTTCATCCACTGGCTGGGGCCGGACGTCATCATGGAGCTCTATGCGGGCACCGAGGCGCAGGCGATCACCGTGATCACGGGGGGCGAATGGCTGACCCATCGCGGCTCGGTCGGGCGCGTGCTGGGCGGCGGGACGATGGCGGCGTTCGATGCCGGCGGCAACCAACTCCCCACCGGCGAGATCGGCGAGGTCTATATGAAGCGCGATCCGTCGCTGCCGCCCTCCTATCGCTATGTCGGCGCCGAGGCGCGCACCCTGCCGGGCGGCTGGGAGAGCCTGGGCGACATCGGCTATTTCGATCACGACGGCTATCTCTATCTCGCCGACCGGCGCACCGACATGATCCTGGTGGGCGGCGCGAACGTCTATCCGGCGGAGATCGAAGCGGCGCTGGACGAGCATCCGCTGGTGGCGTCGAGCGCGGTGATCGGCCTGCCGCATGACGAGCTGGGCAACCAGGTGCATGCGATCGTGCAGCCGCGGCCGGGCCTCGATCTCGAGGACCTCAAGCGGCATCTCGCCGAACGGCTGGTGCTCTACAAGCAGCCGCGCTCGTTCGAGCTGGTCGAGGAGAATGTCCGCGACGACGCGGGGAAGGTGCGGCGCACGGCGCTCCGCGATGCGCGGGTGAAGACGTAG
- a CDS encoding GIY-YIG nuclease family protein codes for MREHSYWVYLLASAPYGTLYTGVANNLIRRVWEHKEGVVAGFTRRYDVKTLVWHEWHENVEAAIAREKSLKRWRRDWKIALIEADNPLWIDLYPGLLDHGSRIGPAARPG; via the coding sequence ATGCGCGAACATTCCTATTGGGTGTACCTGCTTGCGAGCGCTCCATACGGAACGCTCTATACCGGCGTCGCCAACAATCTCATCAGACGAGTCTGGGAGCATAAGGAAGGTGTCGTTGCCGGCTTCACCAGAAGGTACGACGTGAAGACGCTTGTCTGGCACGAATGGCACGAGAATGTCGAAGCGGCCATTGCGCGCGAAAAATCGCTGAAACGCTGGCGCCGCGATTGGAAGATCGCTTTGATCGAGGCGGACAATCCGCTCTGGATCGATCTCTATCCCGGCTTGTTGGACCATGGGTCCCGGATCGGGCCTGCGGCCCGTCCGGGATGA
- a CDS encoding Coq4 family protein yields the protein MAATPKLDMNRRRDWKAAFRAMRLLLADPNDTPQVFRIMHALNAGITEKNYSRLLQTEQGGRIAYRREELVGKLTNPEFMAQFAPGTVGAAYRAFLEKTGYSAAGLAQIGNETHGVTGDMQHPYAWFGRRERDVHDIWHVLTGYQADDPLGELCLVAFSYAQTRGLGWGFIAFMGGLKSLREPNSRAVRRAIWEGYRRGKATTWLHNEEIDTLFAEPLEAARTRLNIGKPDAYRAAHEAIAATQGAAQMVAAE from the coding sequence ATGGCTGCCACGCCCAAGCTGGACATGAACCGCCGCCGCGACTGGAAAGCCGCCTTCCGCGCCATGCGCCTCCTGCTGGCCGATCCCAACGACACGCCGCAGGTCTTCCGCATCATGCATGCGCTGAACGCCGGCATCACCGAGAAGAACTACAGCCGCCTGCTGCAGACCGAGCAGGGCGGCCGTATCGCCTATCGGCGCGAAGAGCTGGTGGGCAAGCTCACCAATCCCGAATTCATGGCGCAGTTCGCGCCCGGCACGGTCGGTGCCGCCTATCGCGCCTTCCTGGAGAAAACCGGCTACTCCGCTGCCGGTCTGGCGCAGATCGGCAACGAGACGCACGGCGTCACCGGCGACATGCAGCATCCCTATGCCTGGTTCGGCCGCCGTGAGCGCGACGTGCACGACATCTGGCATGTGCTGACCGGCTACCAGGCCGACGATCCGCTGGGCGAGCTGTGCCTCGTCGCCTTCTCCTACGCCCAGACCAGAGGCCTCGGCTGGGGCTTCATCGCCTTCATGGGCGGCCTCAAGAGCCTGCGCGAGCCGAACAGCCGCGCCGTGCGCCGCGCGATCTGGGAAGGCTATCGCCGCGGCAAGGCGACGACATGGCTGCACAACGAAGAGATCGACACGCTGTTCGCCGAACCGCTCGAAGCGGCGCGGACGCGCCTGAACATCGGCAAGCCCGACGCCTACCGCGCCGCGCACGAGGCGATCGCGGCGACACAAGGCGCCGCGCAGATGGTGGCGGCGGAGTAG
- a CDS encoding TetR/AcrR family transcriptional regulator, with protein MEKEKRRYGGASFVDRQADRRERLVRAAVDVFGRVGREGATVAAICAEAGLTARYFYESFPNREAVFLEAYRTAQRELLAQIEQARAAASDPVRGALTGFYEGLAAHPGPARVFLNDPHGREPEMQAAGVEAAKALVQMFAPGTRDVLMAAGVLGAVIDIARRWIDDGFAEPVERVVEVALPFVRACFEAPPA; from the coding sequence TTGGAAAAAGAAAAGCGCCGCTATGGCGGGGCGAGCTTCGTGGACCGGCAGGCGGACCGCCGCGAGCGGCTGGTTCGGGCCGCGGTCGACGTGTTCGGCCGGGTGGGCCGCGAAGGCGCCACGGTCGCGGCGATCTGCGCCGAGGCCGGGCTGACGGCGCGCTATTTCTACGAGTCGTTTCCCAATCGCGAGGCCGTGTTCCTTGAGGCGTACCGAACCGCGCAGCGCGAACTTCTGGCCCAGATCGAACAGGCCCGGGCGGCGGCGTCCGATCCGGTGCGTGGCGCGCTGACCGGATTCTATGAAGGGCTCGCGGCGCATCCGGGACCGGCCCGGGTGTTCCTCAACGACCCGCATGGCCGCGAGCCCGAGATGCAGGCGGCGGGTGTGGAAGCCGCGAAGGCGCTGGTCCAGATGTTCGCGCCGGGCACGCGCGACGTGCTGATGGCGGCCGGCGTGCTGGGCGCGGTGATCGACATCGCGCGCCGTTGGATCGATGACGGCTTCGCCGAGCCGGTCGAGCGGGTGGTGGAGGTGGCGCTGCCGTTCGTGCGGGCGTGCTTCGAGGCGCCCCCGGCCTAA
- a CDS encoding DNA polymerase ligase N-terminal domain-containing protein yields the protein MAGLQTYYSKRDFGITAEPRGKVAKGKGKYRFVIQRHAATRLHYDLRLELGGVYKSWAVTKTPSLDPAVKRLAVEVEDHPIEYGTFEGTIPEGQYGGGTVQLWDRGTWTPQGEDPAKELRGGHLKIVMDGERMQGKWALIRLRDDEAKAGRKVRHNWLLIKEVDDKAKRGKAGEALAKEVTSVKTGRTLDEIAAKSTKVWNSNRSTDENVKALKIKAPAKAKKPAAKKKTRAKTRLTHRG from the coding sequence ATGGCAGGTCTTCAGACATATTATTCCAAACGCGATTTCGGGATCACGGCGGAGCCGCGCGGCAAGGTCGCGAAGGGCAAGGGCAAGTACCGTTTCGTCATCCAGCGCCATGCGGCGACACGGCTGCATTACGACCTGCGGCTTGAACTGGGTGGGGTCTACAAATCATGGGCGGTGACCAAGACGCCGTCGCTCGATCCGGCGGTCAAGCGGCTGGCGGTCGAGGTCGAAGACCACCCGATCGAATACGGCACCTTCGAAGGCACCATCCCCGAGGGCCAGTATGGCGGCGGCACGGTGCAGCTGTGGGATCGCGGGACCTGGACGCCGCAAGGCGAAGACCCGGCGAAGGAATTGCGCGGCGGACACCTGAAGATCGTGATGGACGGCGAACGGATGCAGGGCAAATGGGCCCTGATCCGGCTGCGCGACGACGAGGCGAAGGCCGGCCGCAAGGTCCGGCACAACTGGCTGCTGATCAAGGAGGTCGACGACAAGGCCAAGCGCGGCAAGGCGGGCGAGGCGCTGGCGAAGGAAGTGACCTCGGTGAAGACCGGCCGCACCTTGGACGAGATCGCGGCAAAATCGACCAAGGTGTGGAATTCGAACCGCTCGACCGACGAGAACGTGAAGGCGCTGAAAATCAAAGCGCCCGCCAAGGCGAAGAAACCCGCCGCTAAAAAAAAGACTCGCGCGAAGACGCGCCTGACGCACCGCGGATAG
- the ligD gene encoding DNA ligase D translates to MAPQLARLMETPPSGANWVHEVKFDGYRVQMRVEKDRARLRTRKGLDWTDRFPEIAADGGALPDCIIDGEICALNAQGAASFGGLQLALSEGKTAKLVFFVFDCLFAQGHDLRKLALSARKAILEEILKGSHAGNRLRFVPHFASHGDAMLEAACKMDMEGIISKRLDAPYVSGRADYWTKSKCRGGQEVVIGGWRGDASKMRSLLVGTHQDGKLVYMGRVGTGYTAAVAADLLKKLKPLKRDKSAFANPPRAPDLNWVEPNLVAEIAYENVTSDGLFRQAAFKGLRADKPADSVVPEVPADAPAKEKTAMAKKVARAAKGGDNVVLGITISHPEKELWPKSKLGPAVTKLDLARYMEAAAPRMLPHIANRPVSIVRTPDGITGETFFQRHALKGTQAAMLAIKVSGEPNPYLGVDSPEALVALAQQAVTELHPWGSKPGDPDVPERIILDLDPAPDVPFERVIEGAQELRRRLARLGFTPFVKTTGGKGLHVVIAIKGADWPQTKAFAKAVAVQLETDMPDRYTTTMAKNARTGKIFIDYLRNDRTSTGVAPWSTRAREGAPVAVPVAWSQVKKGLDPQRFTIRTVGPLLKKADPWADLAKSAKALGPAMKKMGM, encoded by the coding sequence GTGGCGCCGCAGCTCGCGCGCCTGATGGAGACGCCGCCGAGCGGTGCCAATTGGGTGCACGAGGTCAAGTTCGACGGCTATCGTGTCCAGATGCGGGTCGAGAAGGACCGTGCCCGGCTGCGCACCCGCAAGGGGCTCGACTGGACCGACCGCTTCCCGGAGATCGCGGCCGATGGCGGCGCCCTGCCCGATTGTATCATCGACGGCGAGATCTGCGCCCTGAATGCGCAAGGCGCCGCGAGCTTCGGCGGATTGCAGCTCGCGCTATCGGAAGGCAAGACGGCCAAGCTGGTGTTCTTCGTGTTCGATTGTCTGTTCGCGCAAGGCCACGACCTGCGCAAGCTGGCGCTCTCGGCGCGCAAGGCGATCCTGGAGGAGATCCTCAAAGGCTCACACGCCGGCAACCGCCTGCGCTTCGTGCCGCATTTCGCGAGCCACGGCGACGCGATGCTGGAAGCGGCGTGCAAGATGGACATGGAAGGCATCATCTCCAAGCGGCTCGATGCGCCCTATGTCTCGGGCCGCGCCGATTATTGGACCAAAAGCAAATGCCGCGGCGGGCAGGAAGTGGTGATCGGCGGCTGGCGCGGCGACGCGAGCAAGATGCGCTCGCTGCTGGTCGGCACGCACCAAGACGGCAAGCTGGTCTATATGGGCCGCGTCGGCACGGGCTACACCGCGGCTGTGGCGGCCGACCTCCTGAAGAAACTCAAGCCGCTCAAGCGCGACAAGTCCGCCTTCGCCAATCCGCCGCGCGCACCGGACCTCAACTGGGTCGAACCGAACCTCGTCGCCGAGATCGCATACGAGAACGTCACGTCGGACGGGCTCTTCCGCCAGGCGGCGTTCAAGGGCTTGCGCGCCGACAAGCCGGCGGACAGCGTGGTACCCGAAGTGCCCGCGGACGCGCCCGCAAAGGAGAAGACAGCCATGGCCAAGAAGGTCGCGCGTGCCGCGAAGGGCGGCGACAATGTCGTGCTCGGCATCACCATCAGCCATCCGGAAAAGGAGCTGTGGCCGAAGTCCAAGCTCGGCCCGGCGGTGACCAAGCTCGACCTCGCGCGCTACATGGAAGCCGCCGCACCGCGCATGCTGCCCCATATCGCGAACCGGCCGGTCTCCATCGTGCGCACGCCGGACGGCATCACCGGCGAGACCTTCTTCCAGCGCCATGCCCTGAAGGGCACGCAGGCGGCGATGCTGGCGATCAAGGTGAGCGGCGAGCCCAATCCCTATCTCGGCGTCGACAGTCCCGAGGCGCTGGTGGCGCTGGCGCAGCAGGCGGTGACGGAGCTGCATCCCTGGGGCAGCAAGCCCGGCGATCCCGACGTGCCCGAGCGCATCATCCTCGATCTCGATCCGGCGCCGGATGTGCCGTTCGAGCGCGTCATCGAAGGGGCGCAGGAATTGCGCAGGCGGCTCGCCAGGCTCGGCTTCACGCCCTTCGTGAAGACGACGGGCGGCAAGGGGCTGCATGTGGTGATCGCGATCAAGGGCGCCGACTGGCCGCAGACCAAGGCCTTCGCCAAGGCGGTGGCGGTGCAGCTCGAGACCGACATGCCCGACCGCTACACCACGACGATGGCCAAGAACGCGCGCACGGGGAAGATTTTCATCGACTATTTGCGCAACGACCGCACCTCGACCGGCGTCGCGCCGTGGAGCACGCGGGCGCGCGAGGGTGCGCCGGTGGCGGTGCCGGTGGCGTGGAGCCAGGTGAAGAAGGGGCTCGATCCGCAGAGATTCACCATCCGCACGGTGGGGCCGCTGCTCAAGAAGGCGGATCCGTGGGCGGACCTGGCGAAGAGCGCCAAGGCGCTGGGACCGGCGATGAAGAAGATGGGGATGTGA
- a CDS encoding Ku protein: MAARKKARSPAKRHEAPAHATGARRGGRPAWQGHLRLSLVSCPVALYGATTRASDISFHMLNPETNNRIRMIPTDPDTGPVERKDLVKGYEVEKNKYIIVTNEELQEVRLETTRTIDIERFVDANEIDRLYWNDPYFLVPDGKSGTEAFVVIRDALEQAGRIAIGRVVMHTRERMVALEPRDKGIVAYTLRSAEEVLDPKKAFEDIPASRSDKKMVEIAQKIIEQQEGDFDPSMFEDRYEKALKELIKRKEKGEKPVKAEPVEDTNVIDLMEALKKSLKGKSGAAPAKTPANSNAKKRAHR; the protein is encoded by the coding sequence ATGGCCGCGCGCAAAAAAGCCCGTTCTCCCGCCAAGAGGCACGAGGCGCCCGCCCATGCCACCGGCGCCCGGCGCGGCGGCCGTCCCGCCTGGCAAGGCCATCTGCGGCTGTCGCTGGTGAGCTGCCCGGTCGCGCTCTACGGCGCCACGACGCGCGCCTCCGACATCTCGTTCCATATGCTCAATCCCGAGACCAACAACCGCATCCGCATGATCCCGACCGATCCCGACACCGGCCCGGTCGAGCGCAAGGACCTCGTGAAGGGCTACGAGGTCGAGAAGAACAAATACATCATCGTGACCAACGAAGAGCTGCAGGAGGTGCGGCTGGAGACCACGCGCACCATCGATATCGAGCGCTTCGTGGATGCGAACGAGATCGACCGGCTCTACTGGAACGACCCGTATTTCCTGGTGCCCGACGGCAAGAGCGGCACCGAAGCCTTCGTGGTGATCCGCGACGCGCTCGAGCAGGCGGGCCGCATCGCCATCGGCCGCGTCGTGATGCACACCCGCGAGCGCATGGTGGCGCTGGAGCCGCGCGACAAGGGCATCGTCGCCTACACGCTGCGCAGCGCCGAGGAGGTGCTCGATCCGAAGAAGGCCTTCGAGGATATCCCGGCCAGCCGCTCCGACAAGAAGATGGTGGAGATCGCGCAAAAGATCATCGAGCAGCAGGAAGGCGACTTTGATCCCAGCATGTTCGAGGACCGCTACGAGAAGGCGCTCAAAGAGCTGATCAAGCGCAAGGAAAAGGGCGAGAAGCCCGTCAAGGCCGAACCGGTGGAGGACACCAACGTGATCGACCTGATGGAAGCCTTGAAGAAGAGCCTGAAAGGCAAAAGCGGCGCGGCCCCCGCCAAGACCCCGGCCAACAGCAACGCCAAGAAGCGCGCGCACCGATAA